Within the Caldisericia bacterium genome, the region GGTTCTACAATTTTTACATTACTTAAATTAGAAATTATGGGAACAATTTTTTCTCTGACTACAGGATTCTTATGCAATGGGAAAACAAAGTATACCTCTTCTGGGAATTTAAGTGCTATCTCTTTTATAGAGAGTGCTATATTTTTAAGTCCCTCATCCCAACTCTCTCTCCTATGGGCAGTAACAACTATCAACTTTCTATCTTCAGGGATTTTGAAGGGAAGAGGCTTATCTATTTTAAGAATTTCCATTACAGCATCAACAATGGTATTTCCTGTGACAAATATATTTTTCTCGTCCACTCCTTCTCTTAATAGATTCTCTTTGGCTGTTTCTGTTGGAGCGAAGTGCAGAGTTGCAAGCTTACCAACAAGGGTTCTATTCATCTCTTCGGGAAATGGGAAGTATCTGTTATGTGTTCTTAAACCTGCCTCCACATGGGCAATGGGAATTTTATGATAGAAGGAGACAAGGGAAGATACAAAAGTTGTTGTTGTATCTCCTTGAACCACAACAATGTCAAACTTCTCTTTTATTAAAATTTTATCCAATCTCTCAAGTATTCTCTCTGTTATATCCGATAGTGTCTGCCTTTCCTTCATGATATTTAGTGAATAATCTGGAGATATT harbors:
- the wecB gene encoding UDP-N-acetylglucosamine 2-epimerase (non-hydrolyzing), translated to VFGTRPEVIKLFPLIKIMKEEDIELKIIFTGQHREMAEDLFPIFQISPDYSLNIMKERQTLSDITERILERLDKILIKEKFDIVVVQGDTTTTFVSSLVSFYHKIPIAHVEAGLRTHNRYFPFPEEMNRTLVGKLATLHFAPTETAKENLLREGVDEKNIFVTGNTIVDAVMEILKIDKPLPFKIPEDRKLIVVTAHRRESWDEGLKNIALSIKEIALKFPEEVYFVFPLHKNPVVREKIVPIISNLSNVKIVEPLNYVDFIHLIKRSFLILSDSGGIQEEIPTLGKPMLLLRNETERPEAIESGFVFLVGTKRERIVDEATRIIKDGWKPKVKNNPFGDGKASERILKIIKEYLYGNI